Proteins encoded in a region of the Nicotiana tomentosiformis chromosome 9, ASM39032v3, whole genome shotgun sequence genome:
- the LOC104105284 gene encoding probable aspartic proteinase GIP2: MPSLLQIFLPLFPFFFLVSFSVSHGPFLPKAIILPVNKDLSTFQYVTQVYMGAHLVPTNLVVDLGGSFLWTNCGLTSVSSSQKLVPCNSLKCSMAKPNGCTNKICGVQSENPFTKVAATGELAEDMFAVEFIDELKTGSIASIHEFLFSCASTTLLQGLARGAKGMLGLGNSRIALPSKLSDTFGFQRKFALCLSSSNGAIISGESPYLSLLGHDVSRSMLYTPLISSKDGVSEEYYINVKSIKINGKKLSLNTSLFAMDEGVGGTKISTIPPFTTMKSSIYKSFIEAYEKFAISMELNKVEAIAPFELCFSTKGIDVTKVGPNVPTTDLVLQSEMVKWRIYGRNSMVKVSDEVMCLGFLNGGVNQKASIVIGGYQLEDNLLEFNLGTSMLGFTSSLSMAETSCSDFMFHSVSKDSAFDS; encoded by the coding sequence ATGCCTTCACTTCTTCAAATTTTCCTTCCTTTGTTTCCATTCTTTTTCTTGGTTTCTTTCTCAGTTTCTCACGGACCCTTTTTGCCAAAGGCCATTATTCTTCCTGTAAACAAAGATCTGTCAACTTTTCAGTATGTTACTCAAGTTTACATGGGTGCTCATCTTGTTCCTACCAATTTAGTTGTAGATCTTGGAGGTTCATTTCTCTGGACTAATTGTGGCTTAACTTCTGTATCTTCAAGTCAGAAACTTGTCCCCTGTAATTCACTCAAATGCTCAATGGCTAAACCTAATGGTTGCACTAACAAGATTTGTGGTGTACAATCAGAAAATCCTTTTACAAAAGTGGCTGCAACAGGGGAATTAGCAGAGGACATGTTTGCTGTGGAATTCATAGATGAGTTAAAAACAGGTTCAATTGCTTCAATACATGAATTCTTGTTTTCTTGTGCATCAACTACTTTGTTGCAAGGTCTTGCTAGAGGTGCCAAAGGAATGTTAGGACTTGGAAACTCAAGAATTGCATTGCCATCTAAGTTGTCCGATACATTTGGTTTCCAGAGGAAATTTGCTCTCTGTTTGTCTTCTTCAAATGGTGCTATAATATCTGGTGAAAGTCCTTACTTGTCACTTTTGGGTCATGATGTTTCAAGATCTATGCTTTATACACCTTTGATTTCATCTAAAGATGGTGTTTCAGAAGAGTATTATATCAATGTTAAATCCATCAAAATTAATGGCAAGAAACTGTCGTTAAACACATCTTTGTTTGCAATGGATGAAGGTGTTGGAGGGACAAAGATTAGTACAATTCCCCCTTTTACCACCATGAAAAGCTCAATTTATAAGTCATTTATTGAAGCTTATGAGAAATTTGCTATTTCCATGGAATTGAATAAAGTGGAAGCTATAGCACCATTTGAGCTTTGCTTTAGCACAAAGGGGATAGATGTCACAAAAGTGGGGCCAAATGTGCCAACTACGGATCTTGTGTTGCAAAGTGAAATGGTTAAGTGGAGGATTTATGGGAGAAATTCAATGGTGAAAGTAAGTGATGAAGTGATGTGTTTGGGATTCTTGAATGGAGGGGTGAATCAAAAGGCTTCAATTGTTATAGGGGGTTACCAGTTGGAGGATAATCTTTTGGAGTTTAACTTGGGAACTTCTATGCTTGGATTTACTTCTTCACTTTCAATGGCAGAAACAAGCTGTTCTGACTTTATGTTCCATTCTGTATCAAAAGATTCAGCTTTTGATTCTTGA